In Juglans regia cultivar Chandler chromosome 13, Walnut 2.0, whole genome shotgun sequence, the DNA window ataaaaaaaaaacataattaaagttttatccaatgtaattattttgtaatgttAGTTCTTAATTCGGTTTTGAAGTcagttcatgttatattaacctgtgatcatatcatatcaagatTTTTTTAGATAGAAGTGATACACCTGCTTAATTTTGTGGGTTGTAATCAAATGCAACGAAGATTTGTATTGGAAAGAGATCCGaagattaaataattaatggtCGAAGAATTTAATAATAGTATCATATGTACATGATGTCAATCAATTGCAGAACAAAATTCAATTTGCTTCAGAAGCTGCAGATCTGCAGGATTTGTGGGTTCGGTATTGGTACATGTGGTGGGagatatgaagatgatggaCAGCATTCAGTAGCTATGGCTATGGCCAATGCTTTCTCCAGATTTTTGGCTATATTCTGTTGGATCATTGCAACTACATACTCCACACACGCTGCATCACATGGCAACGTGATAGGCCCATTTATTGGCAGACCAAATTCTTCTTCTGCCATTCTAAAGAGCTCCTTGAAGATTTCCTTGTTAAGATATTCCAAAGGAAGAACAAAGCGTCTTTTGTCAGCAGTGTATACAACGAAATGACCCTTATCAGCCACCGCTGAAGTGTTGCAACTGCCTGCAATCTCACCTCCAGTGGCTTTTGGGAGTGTaattctttttctcttgatGCTAGCCAGCTTTTGCCACTTCCTTGCCATTTTCAGGAGCTTCTTCGCGCTGATCATATTGTCAGTAAGGTGGTAAGGAATTCGAGACTGAAGAAGAAAGGAGGTCTGTTGTTGTGCTGGATAGAAGGCAATGGATATTGGCTATTTATTCACAAGGGAAGAGACGGTCCTTTTCTCATGCGGGGATCCATGAGGAGCAATTCCATGTGATAATTAATTTCTAGGGCTGCTTGGAAGGTGGCATGTTTTCCTTTATCCGAAAATTAGAGCATCAAAATGGAGAACAGAGGAGATATCATATCCATTTCTTTCTGCCATGTGATTTAAGAACAAGAGGGACCAAATGCCGGTTGATCCTTTGGCCACAACTCACAATGGACTTTGTGAGCCACATAAATAAGATTAATTGGCAGGATCGATTAAAGATAAGGAAGTTGCGCTTGTTTCATTATGTACAACTATATGAAGGAAAGACAAAGCCTGTTGGACCCAAATGTCCATGAGCTGCCTAGCAAAAGAACTTGTGGTTCATATATCTCTACCTGTGTGATATTTGGGATTATTACAATTAAGAAaggtggaaagaaaaaaaaaaaaaaaaaaggagagagagacacTCCCCCTTGAAATTTACATTTGGGTTTTGTGTTGTCTACAGGCAAC includes these proteins:
- the LOC108993320 gene encoding auxin-responsive protein SAUR68-like, which produces MISAKKLLKMARKWQKLASIKRKRITLPKATGGEIAGSCNTSAVADKGHFVVYTADKRRFVLPLEYLNKEIFKELFRMAEEEFGLPINGPITLPCDAACVEYVVAMIQQNIAKNLEKALAIAIATECCPSSSYLPPHVPIPNPQILQICSF